The nucleotide sequence GCCTGGCATCAGACGCATATTCCCGGTGCTATTTCCGTGCCTTACTATGAACAGCCGGATAAGTTCATTAAGGATATTCCAAACGACAGCACCTGGATTGTAACGTATTGCGCCTGCCCGCACGCGGCATCTACCCAGGTCGTGAACACCCTGAAACGCTTCGGTTATAAACATACAGCCATCCTCGACGAAGGAATTCTTGTGTGGGCACAGCGCGGGTATCCTGTTCAGTACGGGCAGGACAACCGGACTAACAAGTAACGTATATAGGTACAAGTTAACAATAGACAGCCTGTCTGCACCACTATCTGCTAGTGGCTATTGGCAGCCTACACTATATCCCACCGCTTTTTTCTCTGTTGCTGACCCCTCTACTAATGTCTGCTTCTGATGTGCTATATATTTTATCAGGTACGCCAGGAACCTGGTCATACGCCCCAATAAACAGCCTGAGCCATAGGACTTCTCCAGTAATAACCTTAATTTTATTCAACAATCTTTTGGGGCTTTACCGTAATGAATGCCACTACGTCATTCCGTATTGGTTAATCTCAATTGAAGATCAGGCCCTGAAGGATGGTGAAGTATCTCTAACAGGCACTTACCATGAGAAAGGCAGGCTTGTTCACGCTCGGTTTGCTGGTTCTCCTATCAGGCTGCAGGCAGAAAAAAACCAGTACCTCAACCGAGCTGGTTGATGCACTACAGCTCAAACGGGGAGAAATTGTTACGTGCGGTCCTCCCGATCAGCAATTTGGCTCGGTTACGTTCCAAACGGCCTGCAGCCCGGACGAGCAGGAAGATTTTGATCTCGCCGTAAAGCTGTTACACTCGTTTGAATATGACGAAGCCGAGAAGGTGTTTGCGAAGGTGATTGACAAAGACCCCAGTTGCGCCATGGCCTATTGGGGAGTAGCCATGTCTCTCTTCCATCCGCTCTGGACACCACCACTCGAAACTGAGTTGAGAAAAGGTGAAAAGGCCGTTCAGATTGCGCAGTCGCTCTCAAAATCCGAACGCGAAGCCGCTTATATCGACGCCATCGCTTCCTTTTATAACGATTGGCAGCTCACCGATCACCGCACCCGCTGTCTTCGTTTTGAAGCGGGCATGAAAGCCGTTTACGTAAAGTACCCAGCGGATAAAGAAGCGGCTGTTTTTTATGCGCTGGCTCTCAATGCCGCAGCCGACCCAGCCGATAAATCCTTTGCCAGACAGAAGAAAGCGGGCTCTATTCTGCAGGCGCTTTATCCCGGACAACCCAATCATCCGGGTATCGCCCACTATCTGATTCACACCTACGATTACCCGGAACTGGCCCGGCAGGGGCTGGCTGCGGCACGAAAATACGCTACTATTGCCCCGTCCTCTGCGCATGCCCTGCACATGCCATCGCATATTTTCACCCGCTTAGGCCTTTGGGATGAATGCATTCAGTCTAATCGGCTTTCGGTCTCTTCTGCCCAGTGCTATGCCGAAGCAGCCGGTATAAAAGGTCATTGGGATGAGGAGCTTCATGGTCTGGATTATCTGGTCTATGCTTATCTGCAAACAGGTGATAATGCAGCCGCTAATGAACAGCTAAGATACATTGCATCCATCAATCAGGTTTTTCCGGTTAATTTTAAGGATGCCTATACATTTGCGGCTGCACCTTCACGTATGGCATTGGAAAACAAAAACTGGAAGGAAGCGGCAAACATCCAATTGACACCTGCCAATTTCCCCTGGAAGAATTTTCCCTGGCAGGAAGGGATTATTCATTTTGCACGTCTCTTGGGCGCGACCCACACTAAAGACGCTGCTTCTGCCCAATCAGAACTGGAAAAGCTGCATACGCTTTACGATACGTTACAAAAGCAGAAAGACTTCTATAAAGCAAAGCAAGTGGCGATCCAGATGAAAGAGGGAGAAGGATGGATTGCGTTTTTGGAAGGCAGGAATACGGCCGCTTTAAACTTATTGAGCCTTGCGGCTGACATGGAAGACAGCACATCCAAACATCCTGTAACACCGGGGGAAGTGTTGCCCGCCCGGGAATTGTATGCCGATCTGTTACGTCAACTACAGCAAAACCAGAAAGCCTTGCAAGCCTATGAAAAAGCTCTGCAAAAAAGTCCGAATCGCTTCAACAGCTTATACGGCGCTGGTGTTGCAGCCGAAAAAGCTGGCTTGATGGATAAAGCTTCCTTTTACTATAACCAACTGATATCCATTGCTGCTCCAAAGTCAGATAGACCAGAACTTTCGGTTGCCAGGGCGTTTCTGAAGAGCCATTCATAAGACATTTAGCTAAATTAGCGACCTTTCGGTTCAAAAATGCACCAATACAAAAGGAGCGCGGTACGGTGCCGCTTGTAAAATCCGGCAATACATTTTCCATCAAAACCACAGTAACTTCATTGGGCAGTATTTTTACAACTTCAATAGATTTACTCGGCACCTTTGTCTTTGCAATTAGTGGGATAAAGCTGGCGTCCGGCAAACAGCTTGACTGGTTCGGCGCTTATCTGATTGGACTAGTAACCGCCACCGGAGGAGGGACCGTAAGAGACTTATTACTCGACGTAACGCCGTTCTGGATGACAGACAGTACGTACTTCCTGACAACCGGCGCTGCGCTGCTTGCCACCCTGCTTTTCAAAGAAAAACTATTTAAATGGCCGAACACCTTATTCCTGTTCGATACTATAGGCCTGGGCCTGTTTACGATTGTGGGCATTAGCAAAAGCATTGAAATGAATCTGCCATTCTGGGTTTGCATAGTAATGGGCACCATTACGGGCTCAATCGGAGGAGTTATCCGGGATGTTTTGCTGAATGAGGTGCCGCTCCTATTACGAAAGGATATTTATGCGCTCGCCTGCGTGGTGGGCGGGTTTGTATATTTTGTGTGTATCCGGTTTGACTTGTCAACGAGTTTGACAGAACTTATTGCCGCATCAGCAGTGATAGCCATTCGGATAATCGCCCTGAAATTTCATATTCATTTGCCAGTCCTGCACTCGATTAAGGCTACCAACGGCGACAAAGCGGATAACATCTAAGACCCTGAACGATGGAAGACCTCTGGACAGAGAAATGGAATGAACGCTACAGTCAGAATGACTTTGCTTATGGAGAGCAGCCTAACGCGTATTTTAAAGAACAGATAGAAAAAATACCTCCAGGCAGGATTCTTTTTCCGGCCGAGGGCGAAGGCCGTAACGCGGTATTTGCAGCCAGCCTCGGCTGGACTGTTTCGGCTTTTGATATAAGCGCAGAAGGGCAAAAGAAAGCTATGCGACTTGCCGAAAGAAATCAGGTGAGCATTGATTATCAGGTTGGCGAACTGCGATTCCTGCATTACCCCGCCGAACAATTTGACGTCATCGCCCTGATCTATGCCCACTTTCCGCCAGATCTTAAGTCCTTATATCACAAGGCTCTTGATACGTATCTGCGTAAAGGCGGTATCGTTATCTTTGAGGCTTTCAGCAAGAAGCATCTTGACTATCTGGCAAAGAACGAAAAGGTTGGCGGCCCAAAAGATATTGCTTCGCTGTTCTCAATAGCCGAAATCAAATCAGATTTCGAAAACTATGATTTCCAGCAATTAACAGAAACCGAGATTGAACTCAACGAAGGACAGTACCACAATGGGCACGGCTGCGTCATCAGGTTTGTCGGTAAGAAGCGATAACCCATCAGCCATGTCTTATAACATTTGCCTTTAGCCAGGCAGAAGCAGGCTCTTTTCCTGCCGGTTCATGAACACAATCAAAAATCCCCAGCCCAATCCAGACCTGTAAGCCGGGTTCTGTCCACCCGCTTGCGCTGGCTGGCTTATCATTTATCTGGGATGCCGGTCACCCGACACCTCGTTCGACCTACCCGCGTCGGTGTTGGTCCTTTCGGGCCGCTGGCGACGAGCAGCCGCGCGTCCGACGCTTATTTGGTCTTTCAGCCCCTAAGGGTTGCCGTGCCCCGCTGGTCACCCACCGGGCGGTAGGCTCTTACCCCACCGGTTCGCCCTTACCAGATTTAAAGAGTGAATGAGCGAAAGCGTGAATGAGCGAATAGCTGGCGCAAACTTTGTATGCCGGATGGCTATTCACTCATTCACCATTCACTCGTTCGCCATTAAAATTGGCGGTATGTTTTCTGTTGCCCTGTCTGTCGAACGGCCGTTCCCAGTCGTCCGCCTTCCCGTTAGGAAGTAGGGTGCTCTGTGCTGCCCGGACTTTCCTCGCCCGATGAATCGGACGCGATAAGCCGGTCTGGATTGGTTGGGGAATACAAAGGTAGGGAAATTACGGTACCCCTCTACTATATGTCGATTTACCAGCCAGCGCTTAACGACACGCCCCGGCTGACTGACGAGCCGCAGCAAAAGAGCCTATTTCGGCCCAAGCACTAACTCCACATAAAGCGGGAAATGATCGGACCCGAAGGCGGGCAAACGTTCAATTTCGGCCACCCGAAACTGCGAGGATGTGTAAACGTAATCAAGCGGCCACCGCATCAGGACAGAATGCTGATCGAACGTGTTATACATTCCACGGCCGCATCGTACGTCTTTCAGGCCACTGATTTCTTCAAACCGACGGGTGTTGTACGACCAGCCTACATCGTTGAAATCGCCGGCAACCACAGTAGGCCCGGTTTGAGCCGCAGCAGTGCGTCCGGCTTTTAGCAGGCCTACTTCTTCGCTGTTCAGGTTGTCGGGATGCTTGCTGGGCCTGGGCGCGACCGGATGGACGGTAAGTAATCTAAAGGAAGCGCCGGTAGGGAGCGAAACTGTCGCCAGGAAAGACGGCACCCCATCATGATTGAAGAACAAGGTAGCCGAATCCTGAAGAGGTAGCTTGGAATACAAAGCCATTCCGTACGTATTATCGGTCGGATACGTAATCCGGTACGGATAGTCCTTCTTTAACACGTCCAGATGGTTCATCCACCAGTTATCAACCTCCATCGTCAGGACAAGGGTGGGCTTTCGGTCGCTGACAATTTTTATGAAAGCCGCAGCGTTGCGGTTCTTCATATAGACATTGGCAACAATAAGACTAAACACATTCTTCCTGTTCAGGGTGACGGCATCGGCCGATAGAATATGTTTTGTTGTAAACGGAAAATAGGGGAATAAGTAATAGGTCTGTATGGCCGCTGAAATAGCCAGCCCTGCCACGAGTGCGTCGAGCCGGTTCTTTCTTTTTACGCCTGCATACAGGACCAGGCAGCAGATAAGCGCAATCAGCAGTTGTAGCCGCGGGAAATTGAAAATCTGCAGAAACCAGAGTGACGTATCATACAGTAACGATAGCAGCGTAATGCCTATCAGTACTATACCTATATACAAACTGATTTTTTGTACTACGTTCCTCATAGTCGATCCGGTTGAGCCGCTGCCTTGTCTGAGTCTGCACTATTGCAACCCTTCTACCCTGACGTCGATGCGGCCCCGCGCATGAACAACGGCCAGCAGGGCGGTAGGCGTCAGATAGACTTGATCGGGACGGATCTCGTCAATGCGGCCGTTCAGTATGATGCCTTTGGCCAGCTGGTTATTTTTGAGCCGTTCCTGCAGCAGTTTCTGCATATCGGCCAGTTGCGAACCGACCGGGATGGTGAGCTGTTTTTGCAGCGTTCGGGCAAACGTCCCCTGCAGCAGCCAGCTCGCCGACCGCTGGAGTACGTTACGGGTGTCCAGGTCGTAGGCCAGGTCTTTGAGCGAGATGGTTTGTTCCTGAGCGTCGTAATACGGTCGGCCGCGCAGGTAAATATCGCCGTTGACGGTACCTTTCAGACCTGCCTTGATAATCAGACTCTCATTCTGGCCGAACATATCCATGCTCGTAATGGTGATGCTGTAGCGGTCCTCACTAAACTTGAACGTTTTACCGACGAACTCTTCTGATGCAAGCCGGGCGGCTTCCTGATAGCTGGCTTCGCTCAGGAGGCCAATCTGAAAATCATCTTTAACCTGCGGCACTACGGTCAGGTCGGGCAGCGACACGGCGGGCTTTACATCGGGCTTGTCGCCGGTCGTTGTCAGCGTATACCCTTCGATACCAATCGTGGCCCGAATCGTGTGCCCCTCGAACCGCAGGGGCGTAATGAGCACCCGCTTCGGCACAACCTGAAAATAGGTGCGGTACTTCTCCGAAATCAGGTAGGGCTCGCGCAGCATATTCCAGGCTTTAAGAACGGGAGTTTTCAGGTCTACGTTCCGGCGTATCTGCTGGTCGAGCGTTTTAGTGATGCTGCCCAGATTCTTGTCGATCATGCTCCCCACAATATTCGTGACTGGAATATTGATACCGATTAAGCTGACAGTGGGCCGCCGGACCCAGCCGTACCCATCGGCCTCGGTCTGGGTGTTGACCGACCAGTCGCGTTCGAGGTCAAATTTGGTTTTGAACCGCAGGTCTATTTCAAATTCGGTCTCTGTAAACTTCGTAAAACCCAAAACCGTAACCCCTGCTTTTACCCAGATCCTTAAAGGCACCGTGAAATGAAACAGACTGTCCTGCGCATTGACAAGAATCGTTCCCCGCTTCCAGACTTTGGTCATGAAGTTATCGCGGTTGTTGTTCTCGAAACTATTGTCCTCATAAATCAGGCCATTCACCTGGGTGTTGATCTGCCGTTCGACATCGCTCAACCCAATTGAAACAGGAACATGAACTGTTGACAAAAAGCGTTCGGTACGGACTTCCATCTCGGTGATATTATAAGCTTCCTTCGGGGCTTTTGGATTCAGCTGGCTACCGGAAGGCTGGCAGCCGAGGCTGCTCAAAATCAGCCAGCCAATGGTCAGACTGTATACAATACAACGGTACATACAGGTAATAGTTAATCGGCAGGGCGGTATTCGGGCCCGAAACAGGTTACGTTGAAAGGTTCGTAACGCGTAATGATTCAGGGCGTCAGGTGCTGGCCGGTAGAACGTTGACAACACCTGAGAATCCTATTTTATAGTTACTTTTGTGGCGCCGTAGCCAAATTTCTGCTTCTGCGCGTCTTCAAAGAATTTAACGTTCGGGTGCTGGCCCAGCCGCTTGTGCAGTTCGGTTCGTAGGGCGCCACTCCCCACGCCGTGAATGAACGTAATGTCGCTCATACCACTGGCAATGGCGTTCTCAAGGGCCTTCTCGAACGTATCGAGCTGCAGCTTCAGCAAATCGGCGGGCGTCCGGTTGCCGGTTCCTTTGGGCAGCAGAGCTTCGGTGTGCAGGTCCACTACCGCCGACGGCCGCTCGACCGAAATCCCACCTGTTTCTGATTTGGCCTTCAGCATCTCGGCTTTCAGCTCTTCGGGGCGGATTGTAGTGGGCCGGGGCTGCGCATTTCGATTGCTGGCCGGAACCGGCTGCGCTGGCTCGGCGCTTTCGGCATCGAGCTGGGTTTGAAAACCGGGCTGGTTGAGCACCGGTACCGTTACTTTGGCCTTAAACAGCGTAGAGGCCCGCGCTTTGAATCGTTTGATGAGCGGCTGACGTAACGAAGATTTTCCGGCCCGGAACCATAATCCCTGCACCACGAACGTCGGCCACTCGTCAAACTTCGCGTGGACGTAGTGATCGTTCATCTTCTGCTGCGATTTAGGCTTTAACACGCCACTCTGCAGACCAATAAACTGTATTCCGCCCCCGGCTCCGGCCGATTCTTCGCCAATCAGGTACGGAAACTCCCAGTCGGTGTTGTTAATCAGATGCAGGGTGTATTCGCGGTCGTTGACAGGAATAAACGCCAGATAAATACCCTGGTTGGATAGAATGGCCGGTGACTGTGGAGCGGCTGGTTTCTGCGGAGCAAAGGTGCTGGTTCGCAGCAGGCGCTCGGCTTCCAGGGGCGAGACGAGCACCAGTTCCGATCGCATGACGGGAATCCGGAAGCCATCTTCAATTTCAATTTCGATCATGTTGCCGGGCAGGAACCGCGACACAACGCCCTGTTCCTTTGCCCGTAATAACCGGACTTTATCGCCAATATTCATAATGTAAGGTCTTTAGACCGAATGCCGGTTCAATACATACATAACAACCGAACGGCCGGTTTCGGTTTGCCAAAAGTACAACGGACCCATCCAAAACCCTTCCATCGATTTTTAAATCAATTCTGCACCACATTCGCTTTACCCCAGGAACGTTATCAGTCTGTTCTATGTGGATTGTCTTTTCGTTATTAGCCGCTGTAGCCACCGCCACCGTCGTTACGCTCTCGAAGGCGGGGATAAAAAATGTAGATTCCAGTCTGGCCTTTGCCATTCAGTCGGTTCTGATCCTGCTGGTATCGTGGGGCGTTGTCATTGGCCAGGGCAACCTGCCGGATGTGACGCGCGTTGACCGGCGTGCCTGGATTTATCTGGTCATTGCCGGGGTCATCACCTGCGTTTCCTCGCTGCTTTCCTTTCGGGCGCTCAAACTGGGCGATGCCGCCAGAGTCTCATCGCTGGATAAGGTTTCGCTGGTCTTCTCCGTAGTTCTCGCCATTGTGTTCCTGAAAGAAAAGGTTAACTGGCAGGTTATTGTGGGGGTTGTGCTGATGGGAGCCGGAGCGGTTGTGATTGCCATGGCGCGGGAATGATTACAACCGGCCCGGCGTTATCGGATCGTGCCCCGCGCCGATTCATGTCTGCTGGTTTACCCGTACCGTATCATGCCTGCCCCCGTAAACGAAAAACTAAACCTCGCCCACAACTTTGTTCTTCACACGAACCGGAACGTCTTTCTGACGGGTAAAGCCGGAACCGGTAAAACGACCTTTCTGCATCAGGTCAAACAACTCAGCGCCAAGCGGCTGGCGGTCGTAGCGCCAACGGGTGTTGCGGCCATCAATGCGGGGGGCGTTACGATCCATTCGCTGTTTCAGCTGCCCTTTGGCCCGCTTGTGCCCGGAACCGTTCAGCGCGAGGGACGTAAGTTCAACCGGGAGAAGATAAACCTCCTGCGGACGCTCGATCTGCTGGTGATTGACGAGATCAGTATGGTTCGGGCCGACATACTCGACGGTATCGACGAAGTGCTGCGACGTTACCGGAATCGTCCGGAGCCCTTTGGTGGTGTTCAGTTGCTGCTCATCGGCGATATGCAGCAGTTGCCGCCGGTCATCCGCGACGAAGACTGGGCCTTGCTTAGTCCCCACTATCAGACGGGTTATTTCTTTGGAAGCAAAGCCCTTCGCCAGACGCCCTACGTGTCGATTGAGCTGACGCATATCTACCGGCAGTCCGACGAGCGATTCATCAGTCTGCTCAACAGCATCCGCGAGAAAACCATAACCCGCGCTCAACTCGACGACCTGAACCAGCGTTACGTGCCGGATTTTTCGCCCGGTGATGATGAAGGCTACATTACCCTCTCCACGCACAACACCACCGCCCAGCAAATCAACAGCCAGAAGCTACAGGCCCTGAGAGGTCGGCGGCATACCTTCACGGCTA is from Spirosoma taeanense and encodes:
- a CDS encoding EamA family transporter, whose product is MWIVFSLLAAVATATVVTLSKAGIKNVDSSLAFAIQSVLILLVSWGVVIGQGNLPDVTRVDRRAWIYLVIAGVITCVSSLLSFRALKLGDAARVSSLDKVSLVFSVVLAIVFLKEKVNWQVIVGVVLMGAGAVVIAMARE
- a CDS encoding class I SAM-dependent methyltransferase; its protein translation is MEDLWTEKWNERYSQNDFAYGEQPNAYFKEQIEKIPPGRILFPAEGEGRNAVFAASLGWTVSAFDISAEGQKKAMRLAERNQVSIDYQVGELRFLHYPAEQFDVIALIYAHFPPDLKSLYHKALDTYLRKGGIVIFEAFSKKHLDYLAKNEKVGGPKDIASLFSIAEIKSDFENYDFQQLTETEIELNEGQYHNGHGCVIRFVGKKR
- a CDS encoding tetratricopeptide repeat protein; the encoded protein is MAYWGVAMSLFHPLWTPPLETELRKGEKAVQIAQSLSKSEREAAYIDAIASFYNDWQLTDHRTRCLRFEAGMKAVYVKYPADKEAAVFYALALNAAADPADKSFARQKKAGSILQALYPGQPNHPGIAHYLIHTYDYPELARQGLAAARKYATIAPSSAHALHMPSHIFTRLGLWDECIQSNRLSVSSAQCYAEAAGIKGHWDEELHGLDYLVYAYLQTGDNAAANEQLRYIASINQVFPVNFKDAYTFAAAPSRMALENKNWKEAANIQLTPANFPWKNFPWQEGIIHFARLLGATHTKDAASAQSELEKLHTLYDTLQKQKDFYKAKQVAIQMKEGEGWIAFLEGRNTAALNLLSLAADMEDSTSKHPVTPGEVLPARELYADLLRQLQQNQKALQAYEKALQKSPNRFNSLYGAGVAAEKAGLMDKASFYYNQLISIAAPKSDRPELSVARAFLKSHS
- a CDS encoding Smr/MutS family protein gives rise to the protein MNIGDKVRLLRAKEQGVVSRFLPGNMIEIEIEDGFRIPVMRSELVLVSPLEAERLLRTSTFAPQKPAAPQSPAILSNQGIYLAFIPVNDREYTLHLINNTDWEFPYLIGEESAGAGGGIQFIGLQSGVLKPKSQQKMNDHYVHAKFDEWPTFVVQGLWFRAGKSSLRQPLIKRFKARASTLFKAKVTVPVLNQPGFQTQLDAESAEPAQPVPASNRNAQPRPTTIRPEELKAEMLKAKSETGGISVERPSAVVDLHTEALLPKGTGNRTPADLLKLQLDTFEKALENAIASGMSDITFIHGVGSGALRTELHKRLGQHPNVKFFEDAQKQKFGYGATKVTIK
- a CDS encoding trimeric intracellular cation channel family protein, encoding MGSIFTTSIDLLGTFVFAISGIKLASGKQLDWFGAYLIGLVTATGGGTVRDLLLDVTPFWMTDSTYFLTTGAALLATLLFKEKLFKWPNTLFLFDTIGLGLFTIVGISKSIEMNLPFWVCIVMGTITGSIGGVIRDVLLNEVPLLLRKDIYALACVVGGFVYFVCIRFDLSTSLTELIAASAVIAIRIIALKFHIHLPVLHSIKATNGDKADNI
- a CDS encoding endonuclease/exonuclease/phosphatase family protein produces the protein MRNVVQKISLYIGIVLIGITLLSLLYDTSLWFLQIFNFPRLQLLIALICCLVLYAGVKRKNRLDALVAGLAISAAIQTYYLFPYFPFTTKHILSADAVTLNRKNVFSLIVANVYMKNRNAAAFIKIVSDRKPTLVLTMEVDNWWMNHLDVLKKDYPYRITYPTDNTYGMALYSKLPLQDSATLFFNHDGVPSFLATVSLPTGASFRLLTVHPVAPRPSKHPDNLNSEEVGLLKAGRTAAAQTGPTVVAGDFNDVGWSYNTRRFEEISGLKDVRCGRGMYNTFDQHSVLMRWPLDYVYTSSQFRVAEIERLPAFGSDHFPLYVELVLGPK
- a CDS encoding DUF4403 family protein translates to MYRCIVYSLTIGWLILSSLGCQPSGSQLNPKAPKEAYNITEMEVRTERFLSTVHVPVSIGLSDVERQINTQVNGLIYEDNSFENNNRDNFMTKVWKRGTILVNAQDSLFHFTVPLRIWVKAGVTVLGFTKFTETEFEIDLRFKTKFDLERDWSVNTQTEADGYGWVRRPTVSLIGINIPVTNIVGSMIDKNLGSITKTLDQQIRRNVDLKTPVLKAWNMLREPYLISEKYRTYFQVVPKRVLITPLRFEGHTIRATIGIEGYTLTTTGDKPDVKPAVSLPDLTVVPQVKDDFQIGLLSEASYQEAARLASEEFVGKTFKFSEDRYSITITSMDMFGQNESLIIKAGLKGTVNGDIYLRGRPYYDAQEQTISLKDLAYDLDTRNVLQRSASWLLQGTFARTLQKQLTIPVGSQLADMQKLLQERLKNNQLAKGIILNGRIDEIRPDQVYLTPTALLAVVHARGRIDVRVEGLQ